Proteins encoded in a region of the Streptomyces sp. NBC_00258 genome:
- a CDS encoding LysR family transcriptional regulator yields MDTLETRELRYFVAVAEELHFGRAAERLGMAQPPLSRAIQQLERRLGVTLLERNRRGVTLTGAGEVLLHEGRAALDATTAAARRTRRAGGADGPGGRRNRLVLAVKAAASHELLQKLLAAYAAEPDAAEIEVLPSGMCEHAELLRDGRADVALMHKPFNSLAGFDSEELLTEGQIAILPAGHPLATHKSLTLADVGDIPDLPLARWSRNGTYPPGPGPEIHDQTQLAQLIALGRTVAVFPESARAWLWAEHTAVPLADAPPVVTHIAWPAHSRSLALAGLIRTATQL; encoded by the coding sequence ATGGACACCTTGGAGACCCGCGAGTTGAGGTACTTCGTCGCCGTCGCCGAGGAACTGCACTTCGGCCGCGCCGCCGAGCGCCTCGGCATGGCCCAACCGCCGCTGTCCCGGGCCATCCAGCAGCTGGAGCGCCGCCTCGGCGTCACCCTGCTGGAACGCAACCGCCGCGGCGTCACCCTCACCGGCGCCGGAGAGGTGCTGCTGCACGAGGGCCGCGCGGCCCTCGACGCGACCACCGCCGCCGCTCGCCGCACCCGTCGCGCGGGTGGCGCCGACGGTCCGGGCGGTCGCCGCAACCGCCTGGTGCTGGCGGTGAAGGCCGCCGCGTCCCACGAACTGCTGCAGAAGCTCCTGGCGGCCTACGCTGCCGAGCCCGACGCCGCCGAGATCGAGGTGCTGCCGAGCGGCATGTGCGAGCATGCGGAGCTGCTGCGCGACGGCCGCGCCGATGTGGCGCTCATGCACAAGCCGTTCAACTCCCTCGCCGGGTTCGACAGCGAGGAACTGCTGACCGAGGGACAGATCGCCATCCTGCCCGCCGGCCACCCCCTCGCCACGCACAAGTCACTGACCCTGGCCGACGTCGGCGACATCCCCGACCTCCCGCTCGCCCGCTGGTCCCGCAACGGCACGTACCCGCCCGGCCCGGGCCCCGAGATCCACGACCAGACGCAGCTGGCCCAGCTGATCGCCCTCGGACGCACCGTGGCCGTCTTCCCCGAGTCCGCCCGCGCCTGGCTGTGGGCCGAGCACACCGCCGTCCCCCTGGCCGACGCGCCCCCGGTCGTCACCCACATCGCCTGGCCCGCGCACAGCCGCTCCCTCGCCCTCGCCGGCCTGATCCGCACGGCCACACAGCTTTGA
- a CDS encoding VOC family protein has protein sequence MTPRFDLIGLVVSDMAASLTFYRRLGLEFPEGSEKQPHVEAGLPGGLRFALDTEDTIRSFHPGWQPPTGEGRVGLAFACDSPADVDATYEELVAAGYASELKPWNADWGMRYAVVLDPDGNGVDLFAPLSSTA, from the coding sequence ATGACTCCACGATTCGACCTCATCGGCCTCGTCGTCTCCGACATGGCCGCCTCCCTGACCTTCTACCGCCGCCTGGGACTCGAATTCCCCGAGGGCTCCGAGAAGCAGCCGCACGTCGAGGCGGGCCTGCCCGGCGGCCTGCGCTTCGCCCTCGACACGGAGGACACGATCCGCTCCTTCCACCCCGGCTGGCAGCCGCCGACGGGTGAGGGAAGGGTCGGCCTGGCCTTCGCGTGCGACAGCCCGGCGGACGTCGACGCCACGTACGAGGAGTTGGTGGCCGCCGGCTACGCCTCCGAGCTCAAGCCCTGGAACGCCGACTGGGGCATGCGCTACGCGGTCGTACTCGACCCGGACGGCAACGGCGTGGACCTGTTCGCACCGCTGAGCAGCACGGCCTAG
- a CDS encoding AraC family transcriptional regulator — protein MAGSAGSAGSYVEDVSPSPYRERASRLPGAVVWTRTAVPGDSAPVLPDGCMDLLWTEGRLFVAGPDTRAYVSEASGGTRFAGVRFFPGTAPAYLGVPAHELRDRRVDLADLWSAGAVRRLTERVDAAADPAAALEALAVARAGDVDPPDPWVRGAVAGLSAGRSVASVADAVGWSERQLHRRARGVFGYGPKTLARILRLQRALGLARDGVPLADTAARAGFADQAHLARDVRELAGAPLGELLRR, from the coding sequence GTGGCTGGATCGGCTGGATCGGCTGGGTCGTACGTGGAGGACGTGTCGCCGAGCCCGTACCGGGAGCGGGCGTCGCGGCTCCCGGGCGCGGTCGTCTGGACCCGTACCGCCGTGCCGGGCGACTCGGCGCCGGTGCTGCCCGACGGGTGCATGGACCTGCTGTGGACCGAGGGGCGGCTCTTCGTCGCCGGGCCCGACACCCGCGCGTACGTGAGCGAAGCGTCCGGCGGCACCCGGTTCGCGGGCGTCCGGTTCTTCCCCGGGACGGCGCCCGCCTATCTCGGCGTCCCGGCGCACGAACTGCGCGACCGGCGGGTCGACCTCGCGGATCTGTGGAGCGCGGGGGCCGTCCGGCGGCTGACCGAGCGGGTGGACGCGGCGGCCGATCCCGCCGCCGCGCTGGAGGCCTTGGCCGTGGCACGGGCGGGCGATGTCGATCCGCCCGATCCGTGGGTGCGGGGCGCCGTCGCGGGGCTGTCCGCGGGACGTTCCGTCGCCTCGGTCGCGGACGCGGTGGGGTGGAGCGAACGGCAGCTGCACCGGCGGGCGCGGGGCGTCTTCGGCTATGGGCCGAAGACGCTGGCGAGGATCCTGCGCCTGCAGCGGGCGTTGGGGCTGGCGCGGGACGGGGTGCCTCTGGCGGACACCGCCGCGCGGGCCGGCTTCGCCGATCAGGCTCACCTGGCGCGTGACGTACGGGAGCTGGCGGGGGCGCCGTTGGGGGAGTTGCTGCGGCGTTGA
- a CDS encoding AraC family transcriptional regulator, producing MDALAGLLEGPRARGAFMIRACFEPPWSLRIEDRAPLTVMLLVRGHAWITPEDGERVRLRAGDLAIARGPDPYTCADDPSTAPQAVILPNQVCTYPDGRSLKGRMDLGVRTWGARLDGSMVMLIGTYPMHGEVSGRLLDALPALLTLPSDVWECPLTPLIMEEIVRDEPGQEVVLDRLLDLLVIAALRAWFSRPEAEAPAWYQALADPVVGRVLRLLQDDPAHPWTVASLATKAGVSRAALARRFSELVGEPPMTYLTGWRLALAADRLRGTEDTLEAIARQVGYGSAFALSSAFKRVYGVSPQEHRTRAA from the coding sequence ATGGACGCACTCGCAGGCCTTCTGGAAGGTCCACGCGCGCGTGGCGCCTTCATGATCCGAGCGTGTTTCGAGCCGCCCTGGTCCCTGCGCATCGAGGACCGTGCCCCGCTCACCGTCATGCTCCTGGTGCGCGGGCATGCCTGGATCACGCCCGAGGACGGGGAGCGGGTGCGGTTGCGGGCCGGTGACCTCGCCATCGCGCGCGGCCCCGACCCCTACACCTGCGCCGACGACCCGTCGACCGCGCCCCAGGCGGTGATCCTGCCGAACCAGGTGTGCACCTACCCGGACGGCCGTTCGCTGAAGGGCCGGATGGACCTGGGCGTCCGCACCTGGGGCGCGCGGCTCGACGGCTCGATGGTGATGCTGATCGGGACGTATCCGATGCACGGCGAGGTCAGCGGGCGGCTGCTGGACGCGCTGCCGGCGCTGCTGACCCTGCCCTCCGACGTGTGGGAGTGCCCGCTCACCCCGCTGATCATGGAGGAGATCGTGCGGGACGAGCCCGGCCAGGAGGTCGTCCTCGACCGGTTGCTCGACCTGCTGGTCATCGCCGCGCTGCGGGCCTGGTTCTCCCGCCCCGAGGCCGAGGCGCCCGCCTGGTACCAGGCTCTCGCCGACCCCGTCGTGGGCCGGGTCCTGCGACTCCTCCAGGACGACCCCGCGCACCCCTGGACGGTCGCCTCCCTCGCCACGAAGGCCGGCGTCTCACGGGCCGCGCTCGCCCGCCGCTTCAGCGAACTCGTGGGCGAACCACCGATGACGTACCTGACCGGCTGGCGCCTCGCCCTCGCCGCCGACCGGCTGCGCGGCACCGAGGACACCCTGGAGGCGATCGCCCGCCAGGTCGGCTACGGCAGCGCGTTCGCACTGTCCAGTGCCTTCAAGCGGGTCTACGGGGTCAGCCCGCAGGAACACCGGACGAGGGCGGCGTAG
- a CDS encoding NmrA family NAD(P)-binding protein, translating into MTENTRNETVLVTGASGKTGRQVAESAKAAGFGVRAASRSSEVRFDWYDSSTWTEALRGAHAAYLAYTPDIGAPGAAENIAALARQAQELGVRRLVMLSARGERQAEPAERALRESGAEWTVVQADWFFQNFSEGLLLEGVRSGEFVFPAGEVKVPFIDTRDLADVVVKALADSSYAGRTLEITGARLLSFREAMAEISAAAGREIRYVPVSTKEYGAILAGFGLPPEEVAFMEEVFDGLLDGGNARSTETVRQVLGRAPRDFTDFARELAATGVWKV; encoded by the coding sequence ATGACGGAAAACACGCGGAACGAGACGGTGTTGGTGACGGGGGCCTCGGGCAAGACGGGGCGTCAGGTGGCGGAGTCCGCGAAGGCCGCCGGGTTCGGTGTACGGGCCGCTTCGCGCAGCAGCGAGGTGCGCTTCGACTGGTACGACTCCTCGACCTGGACCGAGGCGCTGCGCGGCGCGCACGCGGCGTATCTGGCGTACACCCCGGACATCGGCGCGCCGGGTGCCGCGGAGAACATCGCCGCCCTCGCGCGGCAGGCCCAGGAGCTCGGCGTACGCCGTCTGGTGATGCTGTCGGCGCGCGGCGAGCGGCAGGCGGAGCCGGCCGAGCGGGCGCTGCGCGAGTCGGGTGCCGAGTGGACGGTCGTGCAGGCCGACTGGTTCTTCCAGAACTTCAGCGAGGGCCTGCTGCTGGAGGGCGTGCGGAGTGGTGAGTTCGTGTTCCCCGCCGGTGAGGTGAAGGTGCCGTTCATCGACACGCGGGACCTCGCGGACGTGGTCGTGAAGGCGCTGGCGGACTCCTCGTACGCGGGCCGGACCCTGGAGATCACCGGGGCGCGGCTGCTCTCGTTCCGTGAGGCCATGGCGGAGATCTCCGCCGCGGCGGGCCGGGAGATCCGGTACGTGCCGGTGTCGACGAAGGAGTACGGGGCGATCCTGGCCGGGTTCGGGCTGCCGCCCGAGGAGGTCGCGTTCATGGAGGAGGTCTTCGACGGGCTGCTCGACGGCGGCAACGCCCGGTCCACGGAGACCGTCCGGCAGGTTCTGGGGCGCGCGCCGCGCGATTTCACGGACTTCGCGCGGGAGCTCGCGGCAACCGGCGTGTGGAAGGTCTGA
- a CDS encoding YihY/virulence factor BrkB family protein, which produces MQPASETPQSASGRLHRARALYRNVSKRRTAWLLIKDTVNSCIEYRILGLAAEAAFFTLLSVPPLLLSMLGLLVYVDDWTGADTIASVETNLLEASRTILTDKGVTQIAEPVLHDVMEGGRPDVISLGFLFALWSGSRAVNVFIDTITVMYGLDGVRGIVKTRLVAFALFLAALLIGSIVLPLVVAGPDAVVNVVPWSENVVQGLYWPVVIVLSIAFLTTLYHVSVPVRSPWVEDVPGALVALAMWVLGSFLLRIYLTNTVEGPSIYGSLAAPVAVLLWIGVSAFAVLVGAAVNAAIDRVWPAAATAAARAVNERLRAEQAADLVARAAAARAHLADDPDDPDMPSEFPERWSRFLPPEDVTSRLRTHAKTTPKNGDETPPPQ; this is translated from the coding sequence GTGCAGCCAGCAAGTGAAACCCCTCAGAGCGCGTCCGGCCGTCTCCATCGGGCCCGTGCCCTCTATCGGAACGTCTCCAAGCGCAGGACCGCCTGGCTGCTGATCAAGGACACCGTCAACTCGTGCATCGAGTACCGGATCCTCGGACTCGCGGCGGAGGCGGCGTTCTTCACGCTGCTGTCCGTGCCGCCGCTGCTGCTCAGCATGCTCGGCCTGCTGGTCTACGTGGACGACTGGACCGGCGCCGACACCATCGCCAGCGTGGAGACCAACCTCCTGGAGGCGTCCCGCACGATCCTCACCGACAAGGGCGTCACACAGATCGCCGAGCCGGTCCTCCACGACGTCATGGAGGGCGGCCGCCCCGACGTCATCTCCCTCGGCTTCCTGTTCGCCCTGTGGTCGGGCTCGCGCGCGGTGAACGTCTTCATCGACACCATCACCGTCATGTACGGGCTCGACGGCGTGCGCGGCATCGTCAAGACCCGGCTCGTGGCCTTCGCGCTGTTCCTCGCGGCGCTGCTCATCGGCTCCATCGTGCTGCCGCTGGTCGTCGCGGGCCCGGACGCCGTGGTGAACGTCGTCCCCTGGTCGGAGAACGTCGTACAGGGGCTGTACTGGCCTGTCGTCATCGTGCTGTCCATCGCCTTCCTGACGACGCTGTACCACGTGTCGGTACCGGTGCGATCGCCCTGGGTCGAGGACGTGCCGGGCGCCCTGGTGGCCCTCGCCATGTGGGTGCTGGGCAGCTTCCTGCTGCGTATCTACCTGACCAACACGGTCGAGGGCCCCAGCATCTACGGCTCCCTGGCCGCGCCCGTCGCCGTGCTGCTGTGGATCGGCGTCTCCGCCTTCGCGGTCCTCGTCGGCGCCGCCGTCAACGCGGCCATCGACCGGGTCTGGCCGGCCGCGGCCACCGCCGCCGCGCGAGCCGTCAACGAACGGCTGCGCGCCGAGCAGGCCGCCGACCTGGTGGCCCGCGCGGCCGCGGCGAGGGCCCACCTCGCCGACGACCCGGACGACCCCGACATGCCCTCCGAGTTCCCGGAGCGCTGGTCCCGCTTCCTGCCCCCGGAGGACGTGACCTCCCGGCTGCGGACGCATGCGAAGACCACCCCCAAGAACGGCGACGAGACGCCCCCGCCGCAGTGA
- a CDS encoding Pls/PosA family non-ribosomal peptide synthetase: MVVNPGEVTTAAPAGSLTTHAPANGTEHVLAEVLAGVVRVERVPVDSHFFDDLGANSLVMAHFCARVRKHPDLPAVSMRDVYGHPTIRGLAAALAEVPDEPPAPAPEPAEPPPPGSTARYVLCGALQFLVFTAYCLLSGLVTAQGYDWVSAADGLVDVYLRSAVFGGAVFVGMCALPVVAKWVLVGRWKETEFPVWSLAYLRFWTVKALLHANPMVLFAGNPLYVLYLRALGARIGKGVTILSPSVPVCTDLFTVGAGTVIRKDSYFLCYQAHAGRIRTGPVTLGRDVFVGEKTVLDIGTSMGDGSQLGHSSALYGGASVPDGQHWHGSPAQRTDVEYVRVEPADCGTARRAGYGLATVLQTLFLYVPLLIGGTYMLLTVAPALDVLLDRETRHITSARFYAEALGLSLALFVGFILIGFVTVSVLPRLLNLALEPDRVYPLHGFHYSVQRAVARLTNVKFFKWLCGDSSYIVHYLRALGYDLSHVEQTGSNFGTEVAHETPYLATVGSGTMVADGLSIMNAEFSGTSFRISQTSIGARNFLGNHIAYPAGGRTGENCLLATKVMVPLDGDIREGVGLLGSPPFEIPRTVERDTRFDHLREGDELHRRLSAKNRHNLRTMGLFLFIRWFDWFVLTVLGFAAFDLYGEFGTAGGLLIGASLIAGLAFTTGYYVLVERLICRFRPLEPRLHSIYDPLFWRHERLWKIPDRHISVYNGTPFKNLVWRLLGVRIGRRVFDDGCSITERTLTAIGSDSTLGAHTKVQPHSQEDGTFKSDHIEIGDGVTLGVGALVHYGASVGDGAVLAADSFLMKGEEVPAGAHWGGNPAVAQRRA; this comes from the coding sequence GTGGTGGTAAATCCAGGTGAGGTCACGACCGCCGCTCCGGCCGGCTCCCTGACCACCCACGCCCCGGCGAACGGCACCGAACACGTCCTCGCGGAGGTGCTGGCCGGCGTCGTACGCGTCGAGCGGGTCCCCGTCGACAGCCACTTCTTCGACGACCTCGGTGCCAACTCCCTGGTGATGGCCCACTTCTGCGCCCGGGTCAGGAAGCATCCCGACCTGCCGGCCGTGTCGATGCGGGACGTGTACGGGCACCCGACGATACGGGGTCTCGCGGCGGCGCTGGCCGAGGTCCCGGACGAGCCGCCGGCGCCCGCTCCCGAACCGGCCGAGCCTCCTCCACCGGGCAGCACCGCGCGCTATGTCCTGTGCGGAGCACTCCAGTTCCTGGTCTTCACGGCGTACTGCCTGCTCTCCGGGCTCGTCACCGCTCAGGGGTACGACTGGGTCTCGGCCGCGGACGGCCTGGTGGACGTCTACCTGCGGTCGGCCGTCTTCGGCGGTGCCGTCTTCGTCGGGATGTGCGCGCTGCCCGTGGTGGCCAAGTGGGTGCTGGTCGGCCGCTGGAAGGAGACCGAGTTCCCCGTCTGGAGCCTGGCCTATCTGCGCTTCTGGACCGTCAAGGCACTGCTGCACGCCAACCCGATGGTCCTGTTCGCCGGCAACCCGCTCTACGTGCTCTACCTGCGGGCGCTCGGGGCGCGGATCGGCAAGGGCGTCACGATCCTCTCCCCCTCCGTCCCGGTCTGCACCGACCTGTTCACCGTCGGCGCGGGCACGGTGATCCGCAAGGACTCCTACTTCCTCTGCTACCAGGCTCACGCCGGACGGATACGCACCGGCCCGGTCACCCTGGGCCGCGACGTCTTCGTCGGCGAGAAGACCGTCCTCGACATCGGCACCTCCATGGGGGACGGCTCCCAGCTCGGCCACTCGTCCGCGCTGTACGGCGGCGCGTCGGTGCCGGACGGTCAGCACTGGCACGGCTCCCCCGCCCAGCGCACGGACGTCGAGTACGTACGGGTCGAGCCCGCGGACTGCGGCACCGCGCGGCGGGCGGGCTACGGCCTGGCCACCGTGCTGCAGACACTGTTCCTCTATGTGCCGCTCCTCATCGGGGGCACGTACATGCTGCTCACGGTGGCGCCCGCGCTGGACGTGCTGCTCGACCGGGAGACGCGGCACATCACGTCGGCGCGGTTCTACGCCGAGGCGCTCGGTCTGTCGCTCGCGCTCTTCGTGGGCTTCATCCTGATCGGCTTCGTCACCGTGTCCGTACTGCCGCGGCTGCTGAACCTGGCCCTCGAACCGGACCGGGTCTATCCGCTCCACGGCTTCCACTACTCGGTGCAGCGTGCCGTCGCACGCCTGACCAACGTCAAGTTCTTCAAGTGGCTGTGCGGGGACAGCTCGTACATCGTCCACTACCTGCGGGCCCTCGGATACGACCTCTCGCACGTCGAGCAGACCGGCTCCAACTTCGGTACGGAGGTGGCCCACGAGACGCCCTACCTGGCCACCGTGGGCAGCGGCACGATGGTCGCCGACGGACTGTCGATCATGAACGCCGAGTTCTCCGGCACGTCGTTCCGCATCTCGCAGACGTCCATCGGGGCGCGCAACTTCCTCGGGAACCACATCGCCTACCCCGCCGGAGGCCGCACGGGCGAGAACTGCCTGCTCGCGACGAAGGTGATGGTCCCGCTCGACGGCGATATACGCGAAGGGGTCGGCCTGCTGGGTTCCCCGCCCTTCGAGATCCCGAGGACCGTGGAGCGCGACACCCGCTTCGACCACCTCCGTGAGGGCGACGAGCTACACCGTCGCCTCTCCGCGAAGAACCGGCACAACCTGCGCACCATGGGTCTGTTCCTGTTCATCCGCTGGTTCGACTGGTTCGTGCTCACGGTCCTGGGCTTCGCCGCCTTCGACCTGTACGGGGAGTTCGGCACCGCCGGCGGTCTGCTGATCGGCGCGTCCCTGATCGCCGGCCTCGCGTTCACCACCGGCTACTACGTGCTGGTGGAGCGGCTGATCTGCCGGTTCCGTCCGCTGGAGCCCCGGCTGCACTCCATCTACGACCCACTCTTCTGGCGCCACGAGCGGCTGTGGAAGATCCCCGACAGGCACATCAGCGTCTACAACGGCACCCCGTTCAAGAACCTGGTCTGGCGGCTGCTCGGGGTCCGTATCGGCCGCAGGGTCTTCGACGACGGCTGCTCCATCACGGAGCGCACGCTCACCGCCATCGGGAGCGACAGCACCCTCGGTGCGCACACCAAGGTGCAGCCGCACTCGCAGGAGGACGGCACCTTCAAGTCCGACCACATCGAGATCGGCGACGGCGTGACGCTCGGCGTCGGCGCGCTCGTGCACTACGGGGCGTCGGTGGGCGACGGCGCCGTACTGGCCGCCGACTCCTTCCTGATGAAGGGCGAGGAAGTACCGGCGGGGGCGCACTGGGGCGGGAACCCGGCGGTCGCTCAGCGACGCGCCTGA
- a CDS encoding non-ribosomal peptide synthetase: METIPKWTLDPVPGTAEYEVPLPEGLVREPRALLAAHARVLAALSGEREVTVGYVAAKGERPRPCRLTVGTGSWHDLLEHTREAEADLAARRAEDEPAAFETVLDPHGGRGPEDAVLHVAFDDHTLRLRYRTDVLDADAAARIAGYHLTALTHLSADADAEPGRQSLLSDDELRLQLDGLAGPHRELPDRRVHELFEERVLAHPDAVAAVQGDRQWTYQELNSRANQLGRALLTRGLRREDVVAVVMERDLDWMAAVLAVLKAGGVYLPIEPHFPAERIAATLARAGCELVLTEDGSTTTLDGADTGARVLHVDAAYAENHPDSDLGIPVAAGQLAYIYFTSGSTGEPKGAMCEHAGFLNHVHAKLDDLGVGEGQVVAQTAPQCFDISLWQLVSALLVGGRTLLVEQEVILDVPRFVDTITGGRVNVLQVVPSYLEAVLAELEQRPRELPDLRCVSVTGEAVKKELVERWFAAEPGIRLVNAYGLTETSDDTNHEVMSRVPDQDRVPLGRPVANVRVYVVDEDLSPVPLGAPGEIVFSGVCVGRGYVNDPERTRAAFTTDPYRPGERLYRSGDHGRWLPDGKLEFLGRRDSQVKIRGFRIEIGEIENALLRVPGVRDGAVVVVGGTRLVAFCAGSARFDSAAVRERLAVSLPAYMVPSAVHRRDSLPLTANGKTDRKSLTRLAGELDSAGNGSPAGEGPHAPGTASERRVAAAWAQVLGIPGDRIGRRDHFFDRGGTSLAAVKLAIALDRAITLKDVTRHPVLADLAGLLDTPAAS, from the coding sequence ATGGAAACGATCCCGAAGTGGACGCTCGACCCGGTGCCGGGCACCGCCGAGTACGAAGTGCCGCTGCCCGAGGGCCTGGTGCGGGAACCCCGCGCTCTGCTGGCCGCACACGCACGGGTCCTCGCCGCACTGTCCGGCGAGCGCGAGGTGACGGTCGGGTACGTGGCGGCGAAGGGCGAGCGGCCGAGGCCGTGCCGGCTGACCGTCGGCACCGGCTCCTGGCACGACCTGCTGGAACACACCCGCGAGGCCGAGGCGGACCTGGCCGCGCGGAGGGCGGAGGACGAACCGGCCGCCTTCGAGACGGTGCTCGATCCGCACGGCGGCCGGGGCCCCGAGGACGCCGTCCTGCACGTGGCTTTCGACGACCACACCCTGCGCCTGCGCTACCGCACCGACGTCCTCGACGCGGACGCCGCCGCCCGGATAGCCGGCTACCACCTCACCGCGCTCACCCATCTGTCCGCCGACGCGGACGCCGAGCCCGGCCGGCAGAGCCTGCTGTCCGACGACGAACTCCGCCTCCAGCTCGACGGGTTGGCGGGGCCGCACCGCGAGCTGCCGGACCGCCGGGTCCACGAGCTGTTCGAGGAGAGGGTGTTGGCCCACCCCGACGCCGTCGCGGCCGTGCAGGGCGACCGGCAGTGGACGTACCAGGAGCTCAACTCCCGTGCGAACCAACTGGGTCGGGCCCTGCTGACCCGCGGGCTGCGGCGCGAGGACGTCGTCGCCGTGGTCATGGAACGCGACCTGGACTGGATGGCCGCCGTCCTCGCCGTCCTCAAGGCGGGCGGCGTGTATCTGCCCATCGAGCCGCACTTCCCGGCCGAACGCATCGCGGCCACCCTGGCGCGCGCCGGATGCGAACTCGTCCTGACGGAAGACGGCAGCACCACCACCCTGGACGGGGCCGACACCGGCGCCCGCGTCCTGCACGTCGACGCGGCCTACGCGGAGAACCACCCCGACAGCGACCTCGGCATCCCCGTCGCCGCCGGCCAACTCGCCTACATCTACTTCACGTCCGGCTCCACCGGCGAGCCCAAGGGCGCGATGTGCGAGCACGCCGGCTTCCTCAACCACGTCCACGCCAAGCTCGACGACCTGGGCGTCGGCGAGGGCCAGGTCGTCGCCCAGACCGCACCCCAGTGCTTCGACATCTCGCTGTGGCAGCTGGTCTCCGCGCTCCTGGTCGGCGGCCGCACCCTGCTGGTCGAACAGGAGGTGATCCTGGACGTCCCGCGGTTCGTGGACACGATCACCGGCGGCCGGGTCAATGTCCTCCAGGTGGTCCCGTCGTATCTGGAGGCCGTGCTCGCCGAGTTGGAGCAGCGCCCGCGCGAACTGCCGGATCTGCGCTGTGTGTCGGTCACCGGGGAGGCGGTGAAGAAGGAGCTCGTCGAGCGCTGGTTCGCGGCAGAGCCCGGCATCCGGCTGGTCAACGCGTACGGGCTGACCGAGACCTCGGACGACACCAATCACGAGGTCATGTCCCGGGTGCCGGACCAGGACCGGGTCCCGCTCGGCCGGCCGGTCGCCAACGTGCGGGTGTACGTCGTCGACGAGGACCTGTCCCCCGTACCCCTCGGCGCGCCCGGCGAGATCGTCTTCTCCGGGGTCTGTGTCGGCCGCGGGTACGTCAACGACCCGGAGCGGACCCGGGCGGCGTTCACCACCGACCCGTACCGCCCGGGTGAGCGGCTCTACCGCAGCGGTGACCACGGCCGCTGGCTGCCCGACGGCAAGCTGGAGTTCCTGGGCCGCCGGGACAGCCAGGTCAAGATCCGCGGCTTCCGTATCGAGATCGGCGAGATCGAGAACGCGCTGCTGCGGGTGCCCGGGGTCCGGGACGGCGCCGTGGTGGTCGTCGGGGGGACGCGCCTTGTGGCGTTCTGCGCCGGGTCCGCCCGCTTCGACTCCGCGGCCGTGCGGGAGCGGCTGGCCGTGTCGCTGCCCGCGTACATGGTCCCCTCGGCCGTCCACCGGCGGGACAGCCTGCCGCTGACCGCCAACGGCAAGACCGACCGGAAGTCGCTGACCAGGCTCGCCGGTGAGCTCGACTCCGCCGGGAACGGTTCGCCCGCCGGTGAGGGCCCGCACGCGCCCGGCACCGCGAGCGAGCGCCGGGTGGCGGCGGCCTGGGCCCAGGTGCTCGGCATCCCCGGCGACCGGATCGGCCGCCGGGACCACTTCTTCGACCGCGGCGGCACCTCGCTCGCGGCCGTGAAGCTCGCGATCGCCCTGGACCGGGCGATCACGCTCAAGGACGTCACACGTCATCCCGTCCTCGCGGACCTGGCGGGGCTCCTGGACACCCCCGCCGCCTCCTGA
- a CDS encoding TauD/TfdA family dioxygenase yields MSSSSPTLLPDVDLRPGSPPILRADAAGDTTGWAAEHRDALRAVVAEHGSLLVRGLGLRDPDTTAAVFRRLATGLMPDRESFAPRRSYEDGVYSSSKWPPNQQMCMHHELSYALEFPGLMLYACLDAPDQGGATAVADAPAVLDALPASLTARFEREGWLLTRTYNDEIGASLAEAFGTEDRAAVEHYCRAQAIEFAWQSDGSLRTRQRRSAVVRHPVTGRRCWFNQIAFLNEWTMDPEVREYLVDVYGSDGLPFNTRYGNGDPIGEDVVLIINEVYGAHTAREPWHSGDLLLVDNIRTAHSREPFEGPREVLAALGDPVRLTDCAPTIEVRAA; encoded by the coding sequence ATGTCGTCTTCATCTCCGACGTTGCTACCGGACGTCGATCTGCGCCCCGGCAGCCCTCCGATCCTGCGCGCCGACGCCGCGGGCGACACGACGGGCTGGGCGGCCGAACACCGCGACGCGCTGCGGGCCGTCGTCGCCGAGCACGGCAGCCTCCTCGTCCGCGGCCTGGGACTGCGCGACCCGGACACGACCGCGGCCGTCTTCCGCCGACTGGCCACCGGCCTGATGCCCGACCGGGAGTCCTTCGCGCCCCGGCGCTCGTACGAGGACGGTGTGTACTCCTCCTCCAAGTGGCCGCCGAACCAGCAGATGTGCATGCACCACGAGCTGAGCTACGCGCTGGAGTTCCCCGGCCTGATGCTGTACGCCTGCCTCGACGCGCCCGACCAGGGCGGCGCCACCGCCGTCGCCGACGCACCTGCCGTGCTCGACGCGCTGCCCGCCTCCCTCACCGCACGGTTCGAGCGGGAGGGCTGGCTGCTCACCCGCACGTACAACGACGAGATCGGGGCGAGCCTCGCCGAGGCCTTCGGCACCGAGGACCGCGCGGCCGTCGAGCACTACTGCCGGGCGCAGGCCATCGAGTTCGCCTGGCAGAGCGACGGCTCCCTGCGCACCCGGCAGCGCCGCAGCGCCGTGGTCCGCCACCCGGTCACCGGGCGGCGCTGCTGGTTCAACCAGATCGCGTTCCTCAACGAGTGGACCATGGACCCCGAGGTGCGCGAGTACCTGGTGGACGTCTACGGCTCCGACGGGCTCCCCTTCAACACCCGCTACGGCAACGGCGACCCGATCGGCGAGGACGTCGTACTGATCATCAACGAGGTGTACGGGGCCCACACCGCACGCGAGCCGTGGCACTCCGGTGACCTGCTGCTCGTCGACAACATCCGTACCGCGCACAGCAGGGAGCCCTTCGAGGGGCCCCGTGAGGTGCTCGCCGCCCTGGGCGACCCGGTCCGGCTGACCGACTGCGCACCGACCATCGAAGTGAGGGCCGCATGA